The Gemmata palustris genome includes a region encoding these proteins:
- a CDS encoding ABC transporter substrate-binding protein has translation MTSTPAPRRPRTRFLLAALFGAVGLALLPVGCGKSDSTGGDPGKIKVAYLGLTCEAPIFVAQEKGMFTEQGADVEIVKTDWDGLREGLASGQFHANHTLVMYILKGVEKGSDFKITAGVHTGCLRVQVPPNSPIKSVAELKGKRIGVPSNIGSPPAMFASRTLAAVGIDPSVEAKEVTWVAMEPGLLGQRLQQGELDAIATADPIGTILEGNKIVRTIADQATDQPYADEYCCAVVVNGEFARKYPAAAAKVTKAILKGAKWVQENPKAAAELGVEKKYIAAKVDINTQALMQLKYMPGVAKGKRSVEQAAEDMKKAKLLGASTDPAALAKRAWIDLEGVTDEWVSAQNVEHIEGARPLRLRPDLFAALFDGGKGSCLCCTRCCIE, from the coding sequence ATGACCAGTACACCCGCGCCCCGCCGGCCGCGCACCCGGTTCCTTCTCGCGGCGCTGTTCGGCGCGGTGGGACTCGCGCTCCTTCCGGTCGGGTGCGGCAAGAGCGACTCGACCGGCGGCGACCCCGGCAAGATCAAGGTCGCGTACCTCGGGCTGACCTGCGAGGCGCCGATCTTCGTCGCCCAGGAAAAGGGGATGTTCACCGAACAGGGCGCCGACGTCGAGATCGTGAAGACGGACTGGGACGGGCTGCGCGAGGGGCTCGCCAGCGGCCAGTTCCACGCGAACCACACGCTCGTGATGTACATCCTCAAGGGCGTCGAGAAGGGGAGCGATTTCAAGATCACCGCGGGCGTCCACACCGGCTGCCTGCGGGTGCAGGTGCCCCCGAACTCTCCGATCAAGAGCGTCGCGGAACTGAAGGGCAAGCGGATCGGGGTGCCGTCGAACATCGGCAGCCCGCCGGCCATGTTCGCCAGTCGCACGCTCGCCGCCGTCGGCATCGACCCATCGGTCGAGGCCAAGGAGGTCACCTGGGTCGCGATGGAACCGGGGCTGCTCGGGCAGCGGCTCCAACAGGGCGAGCTCGACGCGATCGCCACGGCCGACCCGATCGGCACCATCCTGGAAGGGAACAAGATCGTCCGAACCATCGCCGATCAAGCGACGGACCAGCCGTATGCCGACGAGTATTGCTGTGCGGTGGTCGTGAACGGCGAGTTCGCGCGCAAGTACCCCGCGGCCGCGGCGAAGGTCACCAAAGCCATCCTGAAGGGCGCGAAGTGGGTGCAGGAGAACCCGAAAGCCGCGGCCGAATTGGGCGTCGAAAAGAAGTACATCGCGGCCAAGGTCGATATCAACACTCAGGCGCTGATGCAGTTGAAGTACATGCCGGGTGTGGCGAAGGGGAAACGGAGCGTCGAGCAGGCGGCCGAGGACATGAAGAAGGCCAAGCTGCTCGGGGCGTCGACGGACCCGGCGGCACTGGCGAAGCGGGCGTGGATCGATCTCGAAGGGGTCACCGACGAGTGGGTCAGCGCCCAGAATGTCGAGCACATCGAGGGCGCCCGCCCGCTGCGGCTCAGGCCCGATCTGTTCGCGGCGCTGTTCGACGGCGGGAAGGGGAGCTGCCTCTGCTGCACCCGCTGTTGCATTGAGTGA
- a CDS encoding CRTAC1 family protein, whose translation MSSFLRRHRSKLIAAVLVLLVAGAVATFFTWKRQSRLPAPGEPVYEQFVETFELGSAALDVDVWDVAETNLNQAVGLVPQEPAAWANRALLNLRTARLPEAERDLKEAERLAPDDPDIAKLRGVLDERRGRFAEAVASLRKGTAKDPEDVETLYFLAQVINKEQKPDSDAEYQRLMEDVLAVRPTNRHVLTERLRTAARRDDRAAVNDTLARLRAFAPSWGREETRTLFGELEQAAAGPLGDAVLGSIQVFTNFFRAEPGYARDANEVSPPGGFRGNPLHTFRRLAPARHSPAAPDTELTFAPEPLTDAPAGHWDVAVPVWLTGEGAPVVFVANARELRRVGSPATLPSIPVAPDGLVPLDWNNDFRTDLLLVGPKGVLFYEQGPDGNFTDVTAKTKLPPEILKGDFAAALAADVDLDGDLDIILARRTGAPVLLRNNLDGTFAVVPIFPEVADARAFAWADLDHDGAPDAVVLDAAGRLHVFASERSGQFKPWPVKPPAESFRAVAISDADDDGVLDLVALRADGTLLRISDRNKRTSWDVAELGRWDNVAGAELGTIHVLTADLDNNGVPDLIVSGSAGGAAWLGSGGGKFERLPAALPPRVCAVADLAGTGRLDLLALDAEGHPVRTRIVGKKDYHWQTVRFRAAPGPTEGDNRMNTFGVGGEIEFRTGTCVVKRPITGPGIHFGLGTRTKCDVLRIQWPNGTPQLEFARGIDQTVVAEQRLKGSCPFLFTWNGERFVFVTDFMWSTPLGMYINAQDKGGFLQTTEWVKIRGDQLVPRDGHYEVRVNANLWETHYFDHLSLRVIDHPQNTDLYVDERFALEPSKPAFHLTHPTRPVAQARDHHGADVTGIVRAVDGEYLDRAGRGLYQGITNDHWVEVDLGADAPTEGPVWLVAHGWIHPTDSSVNFALEQGKNTRPRALTLEVPDGKGGWKVARDKIGFPAGKNKSVLLRLDGLDGPGVARRFRLRTNMEIFWDALHYARGAGDAQLAEKELLPTVADLRFRGIVAMTQANRSSPELPHYDRLVSQGQPWRDLIGYHTRFGDVRELLTKTDDRYAILTAGDEIVLRFTAPPDPPQGWKRDFVWVSDGWVKDGDLNTRFGKTVLPLPAHNMAGYDVPPTTLENDPVYRRHRKDWTDFHTRYVTPDAYERGLRAFKRRGEQP comes from the coding sequence ATGTCCTCATTTTTGCGCCGGCACAGGTCCAAACTGATTGCCGCAGTTCTCGTTCTTCTCGTGGCGGGCGCGGTTGCGACGTTCTTCACGTGGAAGCGCCAGTCGCGCCTGCCCGCTCCGGGCGAGCCGGTCTACGAACAATTCGTGGAAACCTTTGAACTCGGGAGCGCGGCCCTGGACGTGGACGTCTGGGACGTGGCGGAAACGAACCTCAATCAAGCGGTCGGGCTGGTCCCACAAGAACCCGCGGCGTGGGCGAACCGCGCGCTGCTGAACCTCCGAACGGCCCGGCTCCCGGAAGCCGAGCGCGACCTGAAAGAAGCGGAGCGCCTCGCCCCGGACGACCCCGACATCGCGAAACTGCGCGGCGTGCTGGACGAGCGGCGCGGGCGGTTCGCCGAGGCCGTAGCGAGCCTCCGCAAGGGGACCGCGAAAGACCCCGAAGACGTGGAAACGCTCTACTTTCTCGCCCAGGTCATCAACAAGGAACAGAAGCCGGACAGTGACGCGGAGTACCAACGTCTGATGGAAGACGTCCTCGCCGTCCGGCCCACCAACCGGCACGTGCTGACCGAACGGTTGCGGACCGCGGCGCGGCGGGACGATCGCGCGGCCGTCAACGATACGCTTGCTCGGTTGCGGGCCTTCGCGCCGAGTTGGGGGCGCGAGGAGACCCGAACCCTCTTCGGGGAACTGGAACAGGCCGCGGCCGGGCCGCTCGGCGACGCCGTGCTCGGTTCCATTCAGGTCTTCACGAACTTCTTCCGCGCCGAGCCGGGGTACGCCCGCGACGCGAACGAGGTCAGCCCGCCGGGAGGGTTCCGCGGTAACCCGCTCCACACCTTCCGCCGGCTCGCCCCCGCGCGCCACTCCCCCGCCGCACCGGATACCGAACTGACATTCGCCCCCGAGCCTCTGACAGATGCGCCCGCCGGGCACTGGGACGTCGCGGTCCCGGTCTGGCTGACGGGAGAGGGCGCGCCCGTCGTGTTCGTGGCCAACGCGCGCGAGTTGCGGCGCGTCGGTTCGCCGGCCACCCTTCCCTCGATCCCGGTCGCGCCGGATGGCCTCGTACCGCTCGACTGGAACAATGATTTCCGCACCGATCTCCTCCTCGTCGGCCCCAAAGGGGTGCTGTTCTACGAACAAGGGCCGGACGGCAATTTCACCGATGTGACCGCGAAGACCAAGCTCCCGCCCGAAATACTCAAGGGCGATTTCGCCGCGGCGCTGGCGGCCGACGTCGACTTGGACGGCGACCTGGACATCATCCTCGCCCGACGAACGGGCGCGCCGGTCCTCCTGCGCAACAACCTCGATGGCACGTTCGCGGTGGTGCCGATCTTCCCGGAGGTGGCCGACGCACGGGCGTTCGCCTGGGCCGATCTCGACCACGACGGCGCCCCGGACGCCGTGGTCCTCGACGCCGCCGGCCGGCTCCACGTCTTCGCCAGCGAGCGCTCGGGACAGTTCAAGCCGTGGCCCGTGAAACCACCGGCCGAATCGTTCCGCGCGGTCGCGATCTCGGACGCCGATGATGACGGGGTGCTGGATCTCGTCGCGCTCCGCGCGGACGGAACACTCCTCCGCATCTCGGACCGAAACAAGCGGACGAGTTGGGACGTGGCCGAACTCGGGCGCTGGGACAACGTGGCCGGCGCGGAACTCGGCACCATCCACGTACTTACCGCGGACCTCGACAACAACGGGGTGCCCGACTTGATCGTATCAGGGTCGGCCGGCGGTGCGGCGTGGTTGGGTTCCGGGGGCGGAAAGTTCGAGCGCTTGCCGGCGGCTCTTCCCCCGCGTGTGTGCGCGGTCGCGGACCTCGCCGGCACCGGGCGGCTCGATTTGCTCGCACTCGACGCGGAGGGGCACCCCGTCCGCACCCGCATTGTCGGCAAGAAGGATTACCACTGGCAAACGGTTCGGTTCCGTGCGGCACCGGGGCCGACCGAAGGCGACAACCGCATGAACACCTTCGGCGTCGGGGGCGAGATCGAGTTCCGCACCGGCACCTGCGTCGTGAAGCGCCCGATTACCGGCCCCGGGATCCACTTCGGGTTGGGAACCCGAACCAAGTGCGATGTGCTCCGCATCCAGTGGCCCAACGGCACCCCGCAACTCGAATTCGCGCGCGGCATCGACCAGACCGTGGTCGCCGAACAGCGCCTCAAAGGGTCGTGCCCGTTTCTGTTCACCTGGAACGGGGAGCGGTTCGTCTTCGTGACCGACTTCATGTGGAGCACCCCGCTGGGCATGTACATCAACGCCCAGGACAAGGGCGGGTTCCTGCAAACGACCGAGTGGGTGAAGATCCGTGGCGACCAGCTCGTCCCGCGCGACGGGCACTACGAGGTCCGGGTGAACGCGAACCTCTGGGAGACGCACTACTTCGACCACCTTTCTTTGCGTGTTATCGATCACCCACAAAATACGGATCTGTACGTAGACGAGCGGTTCGCACTGGAACCGTCCAAGCCCGCGTTCCACCTCACGCACCCGACCCGACCCGTCGCCCAGGCGCGGGACCACCACGGCGCGGACGTGACCGGCATCGTGCGCGCGGTCGACGGCGAGTACCTGGACCGCGCCGGACGCGGGCTGTACCAGGGCATCACGAACGACCACTGGGTCGAGGTGGATCTGGGGGCCGACGCCCCGACCGAGGGACCGGTCTGGCTCGTCGCCCACGGGTGGATTCACCCGACCGACAGTTCGGTGAACTTCGCACTCGAACAGGGGAAGAACACGCGCCCGCGGGCGTTGACGCTGGAAGTGCCCGACGGTAAGGGCGGCTGGAAGGTGGCCCGCGACAAAATCGGCTTCCCGGCCGGGAAGAATAAAAGTGTCCTCTTGCGCCTCGACGGACTGGACGGCCCGGGCGTCGCCCGGCGGTTCCGGCTCCGCACGAACATGGAGATTTTCTGGGACGCGCTGCACTACGCGCGCGGCGCCGGTGACGCGCAACTCGCCGAGAAGGAGCTGCTCCCCACTGTCGCGGACCTGCGGTTCCGTGGTATCGTGGCTATGACGCAGGCCAACCGCAGCTCGCCCGAGTTGCCCCACTACGACCGACTCGTTTCGCAAGGGCAGCCGTGGCGGGATCTGATCGGGTACCACACGCGGTTCGGGGACGTCCGAGAACTGCTCACGAAAACAGACGACCGGTACGCAATCCTCACAGCGGGTGACGAAATCGTGCTGCGGTTCACCGCCCCGCCCGACCCGCCCCAGGGCTGGAAACGCGACTTCGTTTGGGTCAGCGACGGCTGGGTGAAGGACGGCGACCTCAACACGCGGTTCGGGAAGACGGTGCTGCCGCTCCCCGCGCACAACATGGCGGGCTACGACGTCCCGCCGACCACACTGGAGAACGATCCGGTGTACCGCCGGCACCGCAAAGACTGGACCGACTTCCACACCCGGTACGTGACCCCGGACGCCTACGAGCGCGGGCTGCGGGCCTTCAAGCGCCGGGGGGAACAACCATGA
- a CDS encoding ABC transporter ATP-binding protein, which produces MVSDAVGAGEGAALRARSLGKTFATAEGGHVVALDSVALDVGAGELVSLVGPSGCGKSTLLRLVAGLDRPTGGELWVGSEPITGPSADRGVVFQDPSLFPWLTIRRNIESGLVARGVLRSKRHEVDEYLRLVGLEGFANAYPHQLSGGMAQRAALARALINHPRVLLLDEPLGALDQFTRMRMQDEILRVWQARGTTMLLVTHDIDEALYLSDRIAVMTPRPGRIDRVLDVDLPRPRQRNDRRFLEYRARLLELLQLTGGIEAPFDPGA; this is translated from the coding sequence GTGGTGAGCGACGCGGTCGGAGCGGGGGAGGGTGCGGCCCTTCGTGCCCGTTCGCTGGGTAAGACGTTCGCCACCGCTGAGGGGGGGCACGTGGTCGCACTCGATAGCGTGGCGCTCGACGTCGGGGCCGGGGAACTGGTGTCGCTGGTCGGGCCGAGCGGGTGCGGGAAGTCCACGCTCCTGCGCCTGGTCGCGGGACTGGATCGACCGACCGGGGGCGAATTGTGGGTCGGCTCCGAACCGATTACGGGGCCGAGCGCCGACCGGGGCGTCGTGTTCCAGGACCCGAGCCTGTTCCCCTGGCTGACGATTCGGCGGAACATCGAGTCCGGGCTCGTGGCCCGCGGCGTGCTTCGGAGCAAGCGGCACGAAGTGGACGAGTACCTGCGGCTCGTCGGGCTCGAGGGGTTCGCGAACGCCTACCCGCACCAGCTCTCCGGCGGGATGGCGCAGCGGGCGGCGCTGGCCCGGGCACTGATTAATCACCCCCGGGTGCTGCTGCTCGACGAGCCGCTCGGCGCGCTCGATCAGTTCACCCGGATGCGGATGCAGGACGAGATCCTGCGGGTGTGGCAGGCGCGCGGGACGACGATGCTACTCGTCACCCACGACATTGATGAAGCGCTCTACCTCAGCGACCGGATCGCGGTCATGACCCCGCGCCCGGGGCGGATCGATCGGGTACTGGACGTGGACCTCCCGCGCCCGCGCCAGCGCAACGACCGCCGGTTCCTCGAGTACCGCGCCCGGCTCCTCGAGTTGCTCCAACTCACCGGCGGAATCGAGGCCCCGTTCGACCCGGGCGCGTAG
- a CDS encoding CRTAC1 family protein, translated as MNAIKQIIVTVLFIGMLGLVVVLNRTNRPSEEQLAAEESLKRYGFHLTESAERSGITFRHESPVLDPKLGHIMPIVAAMGAGVSLVDFDGDDLLDVYAVNSKEGKPNHLYRNRGDGTFEDVAGALGVADLNRPGTGACMGAIWADIDNDGFPDLFVYKWGKPELFRNKQGKGFERVTDRAGLPAWVNANSACWLDYDRDGLPDLFIAGYWPEGIDLWNLKTTQVMPESFEFAENGGRKYLLRNRGDGTFEDVTAKVGIKSTRWTLGVVAADLCGTGYPDIVLANDYGISEFFANKGGERFEEVGQETGIGLAPKSGMNATLGDVLNKGQLAIYISNITEAGNLVQGNNLWVPTGKTRTGRPRYLNQAGTLSVEQGGWSWGAKFGDLNNDGRLDLYLTNGYVSAAKGKSYWYDYGKIAGGLKGLIREAQFWPPIGDQSLSGYQQKCLWLNKGGSFTDVGAAVGVADTFDGRAVALGDLFNRGVVDVAVANQNGPLLLYKNTVAPGRGWVQFALTGGARPGREKGWSNRSAIGAQVRLAWRQGDGPLQEQLQVITAGDGYASQNMFRLHFGLGTGARIEKADIIWPSGRTQTIHSPKAGIIHRVEEPGS; from the coding sequence ATGAATGCGATCAAGCAAATCATTGTGACCGTCCTGTTCATCGGCATGCTGGGGCTGGTGGTCGTCTTGAACCGCACCAACCGGCCCTCGGAGGAGCAGCTCGCCGCGGAGGAATCACTCAAGCGGTACGGGTTCCACCTGACCGAGTCCGCGGAACGGTCCGGGATCACCTTCCGGCACGAGTCCCCGGTCCTCGACCCGAAGCTGGGACACATCATGCCCATCGTGGCCGCGATGGGGGCGGGCGTCTCGCTCGTCGACTTCGACGGGGACGACTTGCTCGACGTGTACGCGGTCAACAGCAAAGAGGGGAAGCCGAACCACCTGTACCGCAACCGCGGCGACGGGACGTTCGAGGACGTGGCCGGCGCGCTGGGCGTGGCCGACCTGAACCGCCCCGGAACCGGCGCGTGCATGGGCGCGATCTGGGCGGACATCGATAACGACGGGTTCCCGGACCTGTTCGTCTACAAGTGGGGCAAGCCCGAACTCTTTCGGAACAAGCAGGGGAAGGGGTTCGAGCGCGTCACCGACCGGGCCGGGCTGCCGGCGTGGGTCAACGCGAACTCCGCGTGCTGGCTCGACTACGACCGGGACGGGTTACCGGACCTGTTCATCGCCGGGTACTGGCCCGAGGGCATCGACTTGTGGAACCTGAAAACGACCCAGGTGATGCCCGAATCGTTCGAGTTCGCCGAGAACGGCGGGCGCAAGTACCTGTTGCGGAACCGCGGGGACGGCACGTTCGAGGACGTGACGGCGAAAGTGGGCATCAAGAGCACCCGTTGGACGCTCGGCGTAGTCGCGGCCGATCTGTGCGGCACCGGGTACCCGGACATCGTGCTGGCGAACGACTACGGCATCTCCGAGTTCTTCGCCAATAAGGGCGGAGAGCGGTTCGAGGAAGTCGGGCAGGAAACCGGTATCGGTCTAGCCCCGAAAAGCGGGATGAACGCGACCCTGGGTGACGTGCTGAATAAGGGCCAGCTCGCGATCTACATCTCGAACATCACCGAGGCCGGGAACCTCGTTCAGGGCAACAACTTGTGGGTGCCGACCGGGAAAACGCGGACCGGGCGCCCCCGCTACCTCAATCAGGCCGGTACCCTCAGCGTCGAACAGGGGGGGTGGAGTTGGGGGGCGAAGTTCGGCGACCTGAACAACGACGGCCGACTCGACCTGTACCTGACCAACGGCTACGTTTCGGCGGCGAAGGGGAAGAGCTACTGGTACGACTACGGCAAGATCGCGGGCGGGCTGAAGGGGCTGATCCGCGAAGCGCAATTCTGGCCCCCGATCGGCGACCAGAGTCTCAGCGGCTACCAGCAGAAGTGCCTCTGGCTCAATAAGGGCGGCAGCTTCACGGATGTGGGCGCCGCGGTCGGCGTCGCGGACACGTTCGACGGCCGGGCGGTCGCGCTGGGGGATCTGTTCAACCGCGGGGTCGTGGACGTCGCGGTCGCCAACCAAAACGGGCCGCTCCTGCTCTACAAGAACACCGTGGCCCCGGGCCGCGGCTGGGTCCAGTTCGCGCTCACGGGCGGCGCCCGCCCCGGGCGCGAGAAGGGGTGGAGCAACCGCAGCGCCATCGGCGCCCAGGTGCGCCTGGCGTGGCGCCAGGGCGACGGGCCGCTCCAGGAACAGCTCCAGGTCATCACCGCCGGCGACGGTTACGCCTCGCAGAACATGTTCCGCCTGCACTTCGGGCTCGGCACCGGCGCCAGGATCGAGAAGGCCGACATCATCTGGCCCTCGGGCCGAACTCAAACGATTCATTCTCCGAAGGCCGGCATTATCCATCGCGTCGAGGAACCTGGATCATGA
- a CDS encoding ABC transporter permease — translation MASNLADPQAGVAAPVTDRRGAGTIGPTLSVLSPVFVVAAALVVHQFLPTEQLPPLTWLDALPEWRHPYPVALALVALGALLAALAHAVVPALRAVVRHNAPLVAGAVGVAAVWELVTTKMNWLHQPFFPGPNEVLGAIIEDRVLLLESAWHSLRLLLAGYAVGATAGLVTGIVVGWFPRVRYWAMPALKFIGPIPATALIPLVMTIWKDSFTCAVALIGFAVWFPMTILTSSGIANVRLSYLDVARTLGAGRFYLIFRVAVPAAMPNIFIGLFMGLGASFLTLIVAETAGVPAGLGWYLSWQKGYMEYAKMYGALVLSAVFFSTLMTLLFQARDRVLKWQKGVIKW, via the coding sequence ATGGCTTCAAACCTCGCCGACCCTCAGGCGGGTGTCGCCGCGCCGGTAACCGACCGGCGCGGCGCCGGCACCATTGGCCCGACGCTCAGTGTTCTCTCCCCCGTCTTCGTCGTCGCCGCGGCCCTGGTCGTTCACCAGTTCCTACCCACCGAGCAGCTCCCGCCCCTCACGTGGTTGGACGCGCTCCCGGAGTGGCGCCACCCCTATCCCGTGGCCCTCGCCCTGGTCGCACTCGGCGCTCTGCTCGCCGCGCTCGCACACGCGGTGGTCCCGGCGCTGCGGGCGGTGGTGCGCCACAACGCGCCGCTCGTCGCGGGGGCGGTCGGCGTCGCGGCCGTATGGGAACTCGTGACGACGAAAATGAACTGGCTCCACCAGCCCTTTTTCCCGGGTCCGAACGAGGTGCTCGGGGCGATCATTGAGGACCGCGTGCTGCTGCTCGAAAGCGCGTGGCACTCGCTGCGGCTGCTCCTCGCCGGCTACGCGGTCGGGGCCACCGCGGGGCTGGTCACGGGGATCGTCGTCGGTTGGTTCCCGCGCGTGCGCTACTGGGCCATGCCCGCGCTGAAGTTCATCGGCCCGATTCCCGCTACGGCACTCATCCCGCTCGTGATGACCATCTGGAAGGACTCGTTCACCTGCGCGGTCGCGCTGATCGGGTTCGCGGTCTGGTTCCCGATGACCATTCTCACGTCGTCGGGCATCGCCAACGTGCGGTTGTCGTACCTCGACGTCGCGCGGACGCTCGGTGCCGGGCGGTTCTACCTGATCTTCCGCGTCGCCGTGCCCGCCGCGATGCCGAACATCTTCATCGGCCTGTTCATGGGGCTGGGCGCCTCGTTCCTGACCCTGATCGTCGCCGAAACCGCCGGCGTACCGGCCGGCCTCGGGTGGTACCTGAGCTGGCAAAAGGGGTACATGGAGTACGCGAAGATGTACGGCGCGCTGGTCCTCAGTGCGGTGTTCTTCTCCACCCTGATGACGCTCCTGTTTCAAGCGCGCGACCGGGTTCTGAAGTGGCAGAAGGGGGTCATCAAGTGGTGA
- a CDS encoding deiodinase family protein has translation MRTRFFAAPVLAALLIAPGPAADAPKPVVLPKLDPDKLGDAKEAAAAVELVEKHFAGAPQPEAARMLVAILKGSQLNGTDGWFGPSESRYTWKWLVEHSGLDAKITAIPRDKFRGSAALFDALDRDGDGKIAPSDLDWSDRSPYVQQANMLSRMFRRFDVSGDGRLTREELDEVFKRLASGKDHFTADDFRRAMIPRGPAGFAPGDGPTVPVLVKGLYAGEIGSIQEGPKVGTLAPDFTLKSVDGKETVQLSKETGKRPVVLVFGNFTCGPFRALYPDVDALFERYKDKATFIMVYVREAHPTDGWKMESNARLGVAVKQPTTTEERAEVCAQFRKKLNPGLPVFVDEISDPVGNAYSGMPARLYVIDAGGKVAYKSGRGPFGFKPGEMEQALLMSLIESAPVKAPKTDVGVIPLPSDKDTWAKLPKVEAGGDGPLPNWVKAVAGHLPRTAAAMLVLDEAHRTKSPLDPALRAKMRWAVARANRCEYTELTALADLKRVAGAEAVTVLTGAPAKWPTEDREPLEFARLLTLAAPTITDEQFATLRKRFGDKKVAAMVLLAAYGNFQDRLILGLGIPLEADGPVAPLGVKFAADALQVAPILPEQKELPALLKSGETVVPRDPEWSKLTFDDLQKRLEKQRDRTPRLPVPEWEQVKAALPPGYATRPTKIVWSLVCNGYVPELAVPWNVATRTMWAESKQDRVFEESLFWVQTRSIQCNYCMGHCEMLLEVAGLDKKAVAERTRRLAGDDWSCFPPAEQHAYAYARKLSLAPWDLNAADYRTLEKQLGPDKALFTFWWLCRGLYMTRISDGFQLPLERENVFASPPKKPEEK, from the coding sequence ATGCGGACTCGATTCTTCGCAGCGCCGGTTCTGGCCGCGCTGCTCATCGCACCGGGGCCGGCCGCGGACGCGCCGAAACCGGTGGTACTGCCGAAACTCGACCCGGACAAACTCGGTGACGCGAAAGAGGCCGCGGCCGCGGTGGAACTCGTCGAGAAGCACTTCGCGGGCGCGCCGCAACCCGAAGCGGCGCGGATGCTCGTCGCGATCCTGAAGGGGTCGCAGTTGAACGGTACCGACGGCTGGTTCGGCCCGTCCGAGTCGCGGTACACCTGGAAATGGCTGGTCGAACACAGCGGGCTCGACGCGAAGATTACTGCGATCCCGCGGGACAAGTTCCGCGGATCGGCGGCACTGTTCGATGCGCTCGACCGCGACGGCGACGGGAAGATCGCCCCCTCCGACCTCGACTGGTCGGACCGCAGCCCCTACGTGCAACAGGCCAACATGCTCTCGCGCATGTTCCGCCGGTTCGATGTGTCCGGTGACGGGCGCCTCACGCGCGAGGAACTCGACGAGGTGTTCAAGCGGCTCGCGAGCGGGAAGGACCACTTCACCGCCGACGACTTCCGCCGCGCGATGATCCCGCGCGGGCCGGCCGGGTTCGCTCCGGGCGACGGCCCGACGGTTCCGGTACTGGTGAAGGGGCTGTACGCGGGCGAGATCGGGTCCATCCAGGAAGGGCCGAAGGTCGGCACTCTCGCGCCGGACTTCACGCTCAAGTCGGTGGACGGCAAGGAAACGGTGCAGCTCTCGAAGGAGACCGGCAAGCGCCCCGTCGTACTGGTGTTCGGGAACTTCACCTGCGGGCCGTTCCGCGCGCTCTACCCGGACGTGGACGCGCTCTTCGAGCGGTACAAGGACAAGGCCACGTTCATCATGGTCTACGTGCGCGAAGCGCACCCGACGGACGGCTGGAAGATGGAATCGAACGCCCGGCTCGGCGTCGCCGTGAAGCAGCCGACTACCACCGAAGAGCGGGCCGAAGTGTGCGCGCAGTTCCGCAAAAAGCTAAACCCGGGACTGCCCGTGTTCGTAGACGAGATCAGCGACCCGGTCGGTAATGCGTACAGCGGGATGCCGGCGCGCCTGTACGTGATCGACGCGGGCGGGAAGGTCGCGTACAAGAGCGGGCGCGGGCCGTTCGGCTTCAAACCGGGCGAAATGGAGCAGGCGCTTCTCATGAGCCTCATTGAATCCGCGCCCGTGAAGGCGCCGAAGACCGATGTCGGCGTGATTCCCCTGCCGAGTGATAAGGACACATGGGCGAAGCTGCCGAAGGTCGAAGCGGGAGGGGACGGACCGCTGCCGAACTGGGTGAAGGCGGTCGCCGGGCACTTACCGCGGACCGCGGCCGCGATGCTCGTACTCGACGAGGCGCACCGGACGAAAAGTCCGCTGGACCCGGCGCTCCGAGCGAAAATGCGCTGGGCCGTCGCCCGGGCGAACCGGTGCGAGTACACCGAACTGACCGCGCTCGCCGACCTCAAGCGAGTGGCCGGCGCCGAGGCCGTAACTGTGCTCACGGGCGCCCCGGCCAAGTGGCCGACCGAGGACCGGGAACCGCTCGAGTTCGCCCGGTTGTTGACGCTCGCCGCGCCGACGATCACGGACGAGCAATTTGCCACGCTGCGGAAGCGGTTCGGCGACAAGAAGGTCGCGGCGATGGTGCTGCTCGCGGCTTACGGCAACTTCCAGGACCGACTGATCCTCGGGCTGGGCATCCCGCTGGAGGCGGACGGGCCGGTGGCCCCGCTCGGCGTGAAGTTCGCCGCTGATGCACTGCAAGTCGCTCCGATTCTGCCCGAGCAGAAGGAACTTCCCGCGCTCCTCAAATCGGGCGAGACGGTCGTCCCGCGCGACCCGGAGTGGTCGAAGCTGACGTTCGACGACCTCCAGAAGCGCCTGGAAAAGCAGCGGGACCGGACCCCGCGGTTGCCCGTCCCGGAGTGGGAACAGGTGAAGGCCGCGCTGCCGCCCGGGTACGCGACGCGGCCGACGAAGATCGTCTGGAGCCTCGTTTGCAACGGCTACGTGCCCGAACTGGCCGTCCCGTGGAACGTCGCGACGCGGACCATGTGGGCCGAGTCGAAGCAGGACCGCGTGTTCGAGGAGAGCCTGTTCTGGGTTCAGACCCGGAGCATCCAGTGCAACTACTGCATGGGCCACTGCGAAATGCTCCTGGAAGTGGCCGGGCTGGACAAGAAGGCCGTCGCCGAGCGCACCCGGCGCCTGGCCGGGGACGACTGGTCCTGCTTCCCCCCCGCCGAGCAACACGCCTACGCCTACGCGCGGAAGCTCTCGCTCGCTCCGTGGGATCTGAACGCGGCCGATTACCGGACGCTGGAAAAGCAGCTCGGACCCGATAAGGCTCTGTTCACGTTCTGGTGGCTGTGCCGCGGACTGTATATGACCCGCATTTCCGACGGGTTCCAACTGCCGCTGGAGCGCGAAAACGTGTTCGCCAGCCCGCCGAAAAAGCCCGAGGAGAAATAG